From Micrococcus porci, one genomic window encodes:
- the idi gene encoding isopentenyl-diphosphate Delta-isomerase: MQQGPSDPRTVEEVEERVVLLGADGAPIGTEAKASVHRNAADGGTPLHLAFSCHVYGPDGRFLLTRRALGKKAFGGVWTNGFCGHPAPGEAPAEAVLRRAPQELGVGVREVTPLLPGFRYRAADAGGVEEHEVCPVFRAECDGDPVPERDEVAEWCWVEVADLTAALASVPRVFSPWLVMQWEQGAFGPR, from the coding sequence ATGCAGCAGGGACCGTCGGACCCCCGCACCGTCGAGGAGGTCGAGGAGCGCGTGGTGCTGCTCGGCGCCGACGGCGCGCCGATCGGCACGGAGGCGAAGGCCAGCGTCCACCGGAACGCGGCGGACGGCGGCACGCCGCTGCACCTGGCGTTCTCCTGCCACGTCTACGGGCCGGACGGCCGGTTCCTCCTCACCCGCCGCGCCCTGGGCAAGAAGGCGTTCGGCGGCGTGTGGACCAACGGGTTCTGCGGGCATCCCGCCCCCGGTGAGGCCCCGGCGGAGGCCGTGCTGCGGCGCGCCCCGCAGGAGCTGGGGGTCGGCGTGCGGGAGGTGACCCCGCTGCTGCCGGGCTTCCGGTACCGGGCCGCGGACGCCGGCGGCGTCGAGGAGCACGAGGTCTGCCCCGTGTTCCGCGCGGAATGCGACGGCGACCCCGTCCCGGAGCGGGACGAGGTCGCCGAGTGGTGCTGGGTGGAGGTCGCGGACCTGACGGCCGCGCTGGCCTCCGTGCCCCGGGTGTTCAGCCCGTGGCTGGTGATGCAGTGGGAGCAGGGGGCGTTCGGCCCCCGCTGA
- a CDS encoding metal-sensitive transcriptional regulator has product MEHDRHAGPGYSPQREAYLKRLKRIEGQVRGIHRMVEEDVYCIDVLTQVAAATKALHAVSLGLVEDHLRHCVAEAAVQAEAEGRTELIDEKVAEATAALGRLLR; this is encoded by the coding sequence ATGGAGCACGATCGGCACGCCGGGCCCGGCTACTCCCCCCAGCGCGAGGCGTACCTCAAGCGCCTCAAGCGCATCGAGGGCCAGGTCCGCGGCATCCACCGCATGGTGGAGGAGGACGTCTACTGCATCGACGTCCTCACCCAGGTGGCCGCCGCCACCAAGGCTTTGCATGCTGTGAGCCTGGGCCTGGTGGAGGACCACCTGCGGCACTGCGTGGCGGAGGCCGCGGTGCAGGCCGAGGCAGAAGGCCGCACCGAGCTCATCGACGAGAAGGTCGCCGAGGCGACGGCCGCCCTCGGCCGCCTGCTGCGCTGA
- a CDS encoding pyridoxamine 5'-phosphate oxidase family protein, which produces MTEQDPRTALLEKIEKAGVVMLTTAEEDGTLASRPMAVQEVEQEPGVLWFITRATGDAAQDSAGRPVNVAVQEKGFWASVAGHGEIVRDEARKTEYWNSATEAFFGEGARPEDPQIVLVRVQADSAEYWDGGGAASVVEIVKAKVTGGEARPGDHDTVEF; this is translated from the coding sequence ATGACCGAGCAGGATCCCCGCACCGCGCTGCTGGAGAAGATCGAGAAGGCCGGCGTCGTGATGCTCACGACCGCCGAGGAGGACGGCACCCTGGCCTCCCGCCCCATGGCGGTGCAGGAGGTGGAGCAGGAGCCGGGCGTGCTGTGGTTCATCACCCGCGCCACGGGCGACGCCGCGCAGGACTCGGCCGGCCGCCCCGTGAACGTGGCCGTGCAGGAGAAGGGCTTCTGGGCCTCCGTGGCCGGCCACGGCGAGATCGTCCGCGACGAGGCCCGCAAGACGGAGTACTGGAACTCCGCCACCGAGGCGTTCTTCGGCGAGGGCGCGCGCCCCGAGGACCCGCAGATCGTGCTGGTCCGCGTGCAGGCCGACTCCGCCGAGTACTGGGACGGCGGCGGCGCGGCCTCCGTCGTGGAGATCGTGAAGGCGAAGGTCACCGGCGGCGAGGCCCGCCCCGGCGACCACGACACCGTCGAGTTCTGA
- a CDS encoding aldo/keto reductase, which yields MSTDSRHTAIPVDETPVPETLTLTGTGVDGVEMPRIGLGTWPLRGAEARDAVEQALRIGYRHVDTAQNYGNEDAVGEGIAAAIHAGVLDRDQLFVTTKVNREHHGDARTVRAAVECRLRVLGLEHVDLVLVHWPNPDQDRYLETAWSLSELAEDGRIRAWGVSNFTPAHLDRLAGAGLRAPVDQIEVGPLRQSPAWQEGVRAHGAAITAYSPLGRADQDLGALEPVAAAAARTGRTPAQVVLRWHLQSGRAAVPKSVDPARQAQNLDVFSFALTAEEMAAIDALDTGEGPRRHPDEFGH from the coding sequence ATGAGCACCGATAGCAGGCACACCGCCATCCCCGTGGACGAGACCCCCGTCCCCGAGACCCTGACGCTCACCGGGACGGGCGTGGACGGCGTCGAGATGCCGCGGATCGGCCTGGGCACCTGGCCGCTGCGGGGCGCGGAGGCGCGCGACGCCGTCGAGCAGGCCCTGCGGATCGGCTACCGCCATGTGGACACCGCCCAGAACTACGGGAACGAGGACGCCGTCGGCGAGGGGATCGCGGCCGCGATCCACGCCGGCGTGCTGGACCGCGACCAGCTGTTCGTCACCACCAAGGTCAACCGGGAGCACCACGGCGACGCGCGGACGGTGCGCGCCGCCGTCGAGTGCCGGCTGCGCGTGCTCGGCCTGGAGCACGTGGACCTGGTGCTCGTGCACTGGCCGAACCCGGACCAGGACCGCTACCTCGAGACCGCCTGGTCCCTGTCCGAGCTGGCCGAGGACGGCCGGATCCGCGCCTGGGGCGTCTCCAACTTCACCCCCGCGCACCTGGACCGGCTGGCCGGGGCCGGGCTGCGGGCGCCCGTGGACCAGATCGAGGTCGGGCCGCTCCGGCAGTCGCCGGCGTGGCAGGAGGGCGTGCGCGCCCACGGCGCCGCGATCACCGCGTACTCGCCGCTGGGCCGGGCCGACCAGGACCTGGGCGCCCTGGAGCCCGTGGCCGCCGCGGCCGCGCGCACGGGACGGACGCCCGCCCAGGTGGTGCTGCGCTGGCACCTGCAGTCCGGCCGGGCCGCCGTGCCCAAGTCCGTCGACCCCGCGCGCCAGGCGCAGAACCTGGACGTGTTCTCCTTCGCGCTGACCGCCGAGGAGATGGCCGCGATCGACGCCCTCGACACCGGCGAGGGGCCGCGCCGCCACCCCGACGAGTTCGGACACTGA
- a CDS encoding heavy-metal-associated domain-containing protein, whose product MTTTDLKITGMTCGHCVASVREELGEIAGVSAVDVDLNAGGVSTATVTSEGPLGPAAARAAVEEAGYTLVEG is encoded by the coding sequence ATGACCACCACCGACCTGAAGATCACCGGCATGACCTGCGGCCACTGCGTCGCCTCCGTCCGAGAGGAGCTCGGTGAGATCGCCGGCGTCTCCGCCGTGGACGTGGACCTGAACGCCGGGGGCGTGTCCACCGCCACCGTCACCTCCGAGGGCCCCCTCGGCCCCGCCGCCGCGCGCGCCGCCGTCGAGGAGGCCGGCTACACGCTGGTGGAGGGCTGA
- the aroQ gene encoding type II 3-dehydroquinate dehydratase, whose amino-acid sequence MTDSMPAATAARLPLLVLNGPNLNMLGTREPEKYGFETLEDVRALTAARAAEHGLEVDFRQSNHEGELVDWIQEARTGFSGILINPAAYSHTSVAIRDALAAVPVPIVEVHITNIHAREEFRHHSVVSAVATTVIAGAGTQGYALGVEVLAARLAR is encoded by the coding sequence ATGACCGACTCCATGCCCGCCGCCACCGCCGCCCGACTGCCGCTGCTGGTCCTCAACGGGCCCAACCTGAACATGTTGGGCACCCGCGAGCCGGAGAAGTACGGGTTCGAGACCCTCGAGGACGTGCGGGCGCTCACCGCGGCCCGCGCCGCCGAGCACGGCCTGGAGGTGGACTTCCGGCAGTCCAACCACGAGGGGGAGCTCGTGGACTGGATCCAGGAGGCCCGCACGGGCTTCTCCGGGATCCTCATCAACCCGGCGGCGTACAGCCACACCTCCGTGGCCATCCGGGACGCCCTGGCGGCGGTGCCCGTGCCGATCGTGGAGGTGCACATCACCAACATCCACGCCCGGGAGGAGTTCCGGCACCACTCGGTCGTCTCTGCGGTGGCGACGACGGTGATCGCCGGCGCCGGCACGCAGGGCTACGCGCTCGGTGTGGAGGTCCTCGCGGCGCGCCTCGCCCGCTGA
- a CDS encoding low molecular weight phosphatase family protein, whose amino-acid sequence MAPHPSDPAADLPAADVPLDPTGALPVVAPAPEGMASHVLDREAEHLHARYPEVGDVAMARALLEDSYARLARTTRHPEMLPVTAANYAAARLRARAIAQGSVESRHPRVLFVCHGNAGRSQMAAALLENRSGGTVASRSAGTSPAGSVLPMALDVMNEIGLPLHHAFPKGVDRDILQAAQLVVLFDGAEEDLLDVPAGVEVQHWSVPSIRGLALEQVRGVRDALDLQVRGLIAELTALEGEEQGGAADPAA is encoded by the coding sequence GTGGCCCCGCATCCCTCCGACCCCGCCGCCGACCTCCCCGCCGCGGACGTCCCCCTGGACCCCACGGGCGCGCTGCCCGTGGTGGCGCCGGCCCCCGAGGGGATGGCCTCCCACGTCCTGGACCGCGAGGCGGAGCATCTGCACGCCCGCTACCCGGAGGTCGGGGACGTGGCCATGGCCCGGGCCCTGCTGGAGGACTCCTACGCGCGCCTGGCCCGCACCACCCGCCACCCGGAGATGCTGCCCGTCACCGCGGCCAACTACGCCGCCGCCCGGCTGCGCGCCCGCGCCATCGCGCAGGGCTCCGTGGAGTCCCGGCACCCGCGCGTGCTCTTCGTCTGCCACGGCAACGCCGGTCGCTCCCAGATGGCCGCCGCGCTGCTCGAGAACCGCTCGGGCGGCACGGTGGCCTCCCGCTCGGCGGGCACCTCCCCGGCGGGGAGCGTGCTGCCGATGGCGCTGGACGTGATGAACGAGATCGGCCTGCCCCTGCACCACGCGTTCCCCAAGGGCGTGGATCGGGACATCCTGCAGGCGGCCCAGCTGGTGGTGCTGTTCGACGGCGCCGAGGAGGACCTCCTGGACGTCCCCGCGGGCGTGGAGGTCCAGCACTGGTCCGTGCCCTCGATCCGCGGCCTGGCCCTGGAGCAGGTCCGCGGGGTCCGCGACGCCCTGGACCTGCAGGTCCGCGGCCTGATCGCCGAGCTGACCGCCCTCGAGGGTGAGGAGCAGGGCGGGGCGGCGGACCCGGCCGCCTGA
- the trxA gene encoding thioredoxin — protein sequence MATTDLTLEAFGTTVSENDTVLVDFWAEWCGPCKMFGPVFETASEKHQNVVFAKVDTEDQQQLAAMAGITSIPTLMAFRGGVLVFSQAGALPGQALDQLIDQVTALDIAEVRAMAEQQGAQDAEPSEEEAVQSAAAQLDDVNGR from the coding sequence ATGGCCACCACCGACCTCACCCTCGAGGCCTTCGGCACCACCGTCTCCGAGAACGACACCGTCCTGGTCGACTTCTGGGCGGAGTGGTGCGGCCCCTGCAAGATGTTCGGCCCCGTCTTCGAGACCGCCTCGGAGAAGCACCAGAACGTGGTGTTCGCCAAGGTGGACACCGAGGACCAGCAGCAGCTCGCCGCGATGGCCGGCATCACCTCCATCCCCACGCTCATGGCGTTCCGCGGCGGCGTCCTGGTGTTCTCCCAGGCCGGCGCGCTGCCCGGCCAGGCCCTCGACCAGCTGATCGACCAGGTCACGGCCCTGGACATCGCCGAGGTCCGCGCCATGGCGGAGCAGCAGGGCGCGCAGGACGCCGAGCCCTCCGAGGAGGAGGCCGTGCAGTCCGCCGCCGCGCAGCTCGACGACGTCAACGGCCGCTGA
- a CDS encoding heavy metal translocating P-type ATPase gives MTHPASSAPAGPQSETTRRVDLDVTGMTCASCVGRVERKLGKLEGVTASVNLPLEQATVTAPADVSDEELVAAVEKAGYGATVRRPAPPAGHAGHAHTSEHGEGHGEEHAADHDGVDHHDHMAHGPGEDVLKPRLIGAAVLTVPLVLISMVPALQFPHWGWVAFALAAPVALWAAWPFHSAAFRAARHGSSTMDTLVSLGVLVSFSFSAVELILAPDMTAHVGGTMAEMAHHSLYFEAAAVITTFLLLGRWLEARAKREAGAALRALLDLGAAQATLYDPETHDERTVPAESLAPGDVVLIRPGEKVPTDAEVLEGTSAVDASLLTGESVPVEVGPGDAVTGATLNTSGRLVARATRVGADTTLAQMGRLVADAQTGKARVARLADRISAVFVPVVLGLAVLTFAVWMLVTGDLPSALRAGVAVLVIACPCALGLATPVGLLAGTGRASQLGILIRGPEVLEDSRTVDTIVLDKTGTVTEGRMALADVLVLDPAFVTDTGASRSASVAETDAPRSAFVAETAPDRATDLLLTLAAAVERGSEHPIARAIVTGAEERGLTVPDVADFASTAGGGVSGLVALPHDDGALASGAHGAAGPAPVRVAVGRGSVLETALDGGIPAEHRAAFEAAEQAGATAVWVAVGGRVAGVLSVRDTVKDTSADAIARLKELGLRPLLVTGDNAAVATQVADAVGIPAEDVVAGVRPEDKVDVVRRLQSEGRVVAMVGDGVNDAPALAAADMGIAMGSGTDVAREAAQITVMGDDLHQVVQALDLSRRTLGIIRMNLFWAFLYNVLGIPVAALGLLNPMIAGGAMAASSVLVVLNSLRLTRYAR, from the coding sequence ATGACCCACCCCGCCTCCTCCGCACCGGCCGGCCCGCAGTCCGAGACCACCCGCCGCGTCGACCTGGACGTCACCGGCATGACCTGCGCCTCGTGCGTGGGCCGCGTCGAGCGCAAGCTGGGCAAGCTCGAGGGCGTCACGGCGTCCGTGAACCTGCCGCTCGAGCAGGCCACCGTCACCGCGCCCGCCGACGTGTCGGACGAGGAGCTCGTGGCCGCCGTCGAGAAGGCCGGGTACGGCGCCACCGTGCGCCGTCCCGCCCCGCCGGCCGGGCACGCCGGGCACGCGCACACCTCCGAGCACGGCGAGGGCCACGGCGAGGAGCACGCCGCGGACCATGACGGCGTGGACCACCACGACCACATGGCCCACGGTCCGGGTGAGGACGTGCTGAAGCCGCGCCTGATCGGCGCGGCGGTGCTGACGGTGCCGCTCGTGCTGATCTCCATGGTCCCGGCGCTGCAGTTCCCGCACTGGGGCTGGGTCGCGTTCGCCCTGGCGGCGCCCGTGGCGCTGTGGGCGGCGTGGCCGTTCCACTCGGCGGCGTTCCGCGCGGCCCGGCACGGCTCGTCCACGATGGACACCCTCGTGTCCCTGGGCGTGCTCGTCTCCTTCTCCTTCTCGGCCGTGGAGCTGATCCTGGCGCCGGACATGACCGCCCACGTGGGCGGGACCATGGCGGAGATGGCCCACCACAGCCTGTACTTCGAGGCGGCCGCGGTCATCACCACGTTCCTGCTGCTGGGCCGCTGGCTCGAGGCCCGCGCCAAGCGTGAGGCCGGCGCCGCACTGCGGGCCCTCCTGGACCTGGGCGCGGCCCAGGCCACCCTCTACGACCCCGAGACCCACGACGAGCGCACGGTGCCCGCCGAGTCCCTCGCGCCGGGCGACGTCGTGCTGATCCGCCCCGGCGAGAAGGTGCCCACGGACGCCGAGGTGCTCGAGGGCACCTCCGCCGTGGACGCCTCCCTGCTCACGGGCGAGTCCGTGCCCGTGGAGGTCGGCCCCGGAGACGCCGTCACCGGGGCCACCCTGAACACCTCCGGCCGGCTGGTCGCCCGCGCCACCCGGGTGGGCGCGGACACCACGCTCGCCCAGATGGGCCGCCTCGTGGCGGACGCGCAGACCGGCAAGGCGCGCGTCGCCCGCCTGGCGGACCGGATCTCCGCGGTGTTCGTGCCGGTGGTCCTGGGGCTGGCCGTGCTGACCTTCGCGGTGTGGATGCTCGTGACCGGCGACCTGCCGTCCGCGCTGCGCGCCGGCGTGGCCGTGCTCGTGATCGCGTGCCCGTGCGCCCTCGGCCTGGCGACCCCGGTCGGCCTCCTGGCCGGCACCGGCCGCGCCTCGCAGCTGGGCATCCTCATCCGCGGCCCCGAGGTGCTCGAGGACTCGCGCACCGTGGACACGATCGTGCTGGACAAGACCGGCACCGTGACCGAAGGCCGCATGGCGCTGGCGGACGTGCTCGTCCTCGACCCCGCCTTCGTCACCGACACGGGCGCCTCCCGGAGCGCTTCCGTGGCCGAAACGGACGCTCCCCGGAGCGCTTTCGTGGCCGAAACGGCGCCGGACCGGGCCACCGACCTCCTGCTGACCCTGGCGGCCGCCGTCGAGCGCGGGTCCGAGCACCCGATTGCCCGCGCGATCGTGACCGGCGCCGAGGAGCGCGGCCTGACCGTGCCCGACGTGGCGGACTTCGCCTCCACGGCCGGCGGCGGCGTGTCCGGGCTGGTCGCCCTCCCCCACGACGACGGCGCCCTCGCCTCCGGCGCGCACGGCGCCGCCGGCCCGGCCCCGGTCCGCGTGGCCGTCGGCCGCGGCTCCGTCCTCGAGACCGCCCTCGACGGCGGCATCCCCGCCGAGCACCGGGCCGCGTTCGAGGCCGCGGAGCAGGCTGGCGCCACGGCCGTGTGGGTCGCGGTCGGCGGCCGCGTGGCGGGCGTCCTGTCCGTCCGGGACACCGTGAAGGACACCTCCGCCGACGCGATCGCCCGGCTCAAGGAGCTCGGCCTGCGCCCGCTGCTGGTGACCGGCGACAACGCCGCCGTCGCCACCCAGGTGGCGGACGCCGTCGGGATCCCGGCCGAGGACGTGGTGGCCGGCGTGCGCCCCGAGGACAAGGTGGACGTGGTCCGCCGGCTCCAGTCTGAGGGTCGCGTGGTGGCCATGGTGGGCGACGGCGTCAACGACGCCCCGGCGCTCGCCGCGGCGGACATGGGCATCGCCATGGGTTCGGGGACGGACGTGGCCCGCGAGGCCGCGCAGATCACCGTGATGGGCGATGACCTGCACCAGGTGGTCCAGGCGCTCGACCTGAGCCGCCGCACCCTGGGGATCATCCGGATGAACCTGTTCTGGGCGTTCCTCTACAACGTGCTCGGCATCCCGGTCGCGGCCCTGGGCCTGCTCAACCCGATGATCGCCGGCGGCGCGATGGCGGCCTCGAGCGTGCTCGTGGTGCTGAACTCGCTGCGGCTCACCCGCTACGCGCGGTGA
- a CDS encoding MarR family winged helix-turn-helix transcriptional regulator, whose protein sequence is MPEAIQSLDAASTALRESPMLSPISEPAPAIRPVSGELKGVTSAARTLRRIIRLNAQIRVQMRLLMGLNETDYAALSVLMRAPTGPTELARNLHLTTAATTAVVDRLVSGGHAVREPHPQDRRRTLVRALPESRSQAMAEVQPMVDMVGDAMSGMTDQDRAAVERFLDSVADHMDAWRDDLTARVTQQAEQP, encoded by the coding sequence GTGCCGGAGGCCATCCAGTCCCTCGACGCCGCCTCGACGGCTCTCCGGGAATCGCCGATGCTGAGCCCGATCTCCGAGCCCGCCCCCGCGATCCGACCCGTCTCGGGCGAGCTCAAGGGCGTGACGTCGGCCGCTCGCACCCTTCGCAGGATCATCCGGCTCAACGCGCAGATCCGCGTGCAGATGCGCCTGCTCATGGGCCTGAACGAGACCGACTACGCCGCGCTCTCCGTGCTCATGCGCGCCCCTACCGGGCCCACGGAGCTCGCCCGGAACCTGCACTTGACGACGGCGGCCACCACCGCCGTCGTCGACCGCCTGGTGTCCGGCGGCCACGCCGTCCGCGAGCCCCATCCCCAGGACCGCCGGCGCACGCTGGTGCGGGCGCTGCCGGAGTCCCGCAGCCAGGCCATGGCGGAGGTCCAGCCGATGGTGGACATGGTCGGGGACGCGATGTCCGGCATGACCGACCAGGACCGGGCCGCCGTGGAGCGGTTCCTGGACAGCGTGGCGGACCACATGGATGCCTGGCGCGACGACCTCACCGCCCGCGTCACCCAGCAGGCGGAGCAGCCGTGA
- a CDS encoding isochorismate synthase, which produces MPPVPSVAVAALAARALSPSGSAAGRVPAFARAVVWAREDTVRVGVGGHTVLLDGPDRLRRLSALWRAAVAARPEPASPALAWVSSAFDDASPVPSVLRVPARVLQAGPDGVVEVPVAMPREALAAAVAACPGARLTEAGEVPLPADDPALAWDDAGYAAGVEEVVARMEASAGALSKVVVSRTETVPAGEDRLWAAVDALRAEYPQTWTFAVGGLVGATPEMLATRRDGVVASRVLAGSLPRGVDEGDDARLRARLAADPRLLREHHWAARSVLDALAPVVELEDAHPAPFVLTLPNVHHLATDVRGRLRPGEGAVLDVVAALHPTAAVGGTPTAEALEVIRAVEPVDRGRYAGPVGWLDQDGDGEIALALRCGQQVPGGVRLQAGGGIVPGAAAEEEVVEVGVKLLPMRRALGVA; this is translated from the coding sequence ATGCCCCCCGTCCCGTCCGTCGCCGTCGCGGCGCTCGCCGCCCGCGCCCTCTCCCCGTCCGGGTCGGCCGCCGGGCGCGTGCCGGCGTTCGCCCGCGCCGTCGTGTGGGCGCGTGAGGACACCGTGCGGGTCGGCGTCGGCGGGCACACGGTCCTGCTCGACGGCCCCGACCGCCTGCGGCGGCTCTCCGCGCTCTGGCGCGCCGCCGTCGCCGCCCGCCCGGAGCCGGCCTCCCCCGCGCTGGCCTGGGTGTCCTCCGCGTTCGACGACGCCTCGCCCGTCCCCTCCGTGCTGCGCGTGCCCGCCCGCGTGCTCCAGGCCGGCCCCGACGGCGTCGTCGAGGTGCCGGTGGCCATGCCGCGGGAGGCGCTCGCGGCCGCGGTGGCCGCCTGCCCGGGGGCGCGCCTGACGGAGGCCGGCGAGGTCCCCCTCCCCGCCGACGACCCCGCCCTGGCCTGGGACGACGCCGGGTACGCGGCCGGCGTCGAGGAGGTCGTCGCGCGGATGGAGGCCTCGGCGGGCGCCCTGAGCAAGGTGGTGGTGAGCCGCACGGAGACCGTGCCGGCGGGCGAGGACAGGCTGTGGGCCGCCGTCGACGCCCTGCGCGCGGAGTATCCGCAGACGTGGACCTTCGCGGTCGGCGGGCTCGTGGGCGCCACCCCGGAGATGCTCGCCACCCGGCGGGACGGGGTGGTCGCCTCACGCGTGCTGGCCGGCTCCCTCCCCCGCGGCGTGGACGAGGGCGACGACGCCCGGCTGCGCGCCCGGCTGGCCGCCGACCCGCGTCTGCTCCGCGAGCACCACTGGGCGGCACGGTCCGTGCTCGACGCGCTGGCGCCCGTCGTGGAGCTGGAGGACGCGCATCCGGCGCCGTTCGTGCTGACCCTGCCCAACGTGCACCACCTGGCCACGGACGTGCGCGGGCGACTGCGCCCGGGAGAGGGGGCCGTCCTGGACGTGGTGGCGGCGCTGCACCCCACGGCGGCCGTCGGCGGCACCCCCACCGCGGAGGCCCTGGAGGTGATCCGCGCGGTGGAGCCGGTGGACCGGGGCCGCTACGCGGGGCCGGTGGGCTGGCTGGACCAGGACGGCGACGGCGAGATCGCCCTGGCCCTGCGGTGCGGCCAGCAGGTGCCCGGCGGCGTCCGGCTGCAGGCGGGCGGCGGGATCGTCCCCGGGGCCGCGGCCGAGGAGGAGGTCGTCGAGGTGGGGGTCAAGCTCCTGCCCATGCGCCGGGCCCTCGGCGTCGCCTGA
- a CDS encoding three-helix bundle dimerization domain-containing protein: MTATLTTQHHMPVHPDTTMQQRVLERIAGTLIRRFDGSVPAADVRTTVAEVTAELEAEARLTTYLPALTEREALNRLEAMAAAPAHMTITHARHAA, encoded by the coding sequence ATGACCGCGACCCTGACCACCCAGCACCACATGCCCGTCCACCCCGACACCACCATGCAGCAGCGCGTCCTCGAGCGCATCGCCGGCACCCTGATCCGTCGATTCGACGGCTCCGTGCCCGCCGCCGACGTGCGCACCACCGTCGCCGAGGTCACCGCCGAGCTCGAGGCCGAGGCCCGCCTCACCACCTACCTGCCGGCCCTCACCGAGCGGGAGGCCCTGAACCGCCTCGAGGCCATGGCCGCGGCTCCGGCCCACATGACCATCACGCACGCGCGCCACGCCGCGTGA
- the rlmN gene encoding 23S rRNA (adenine(2503)-C(2))-methyltransferase RlmN: MSDYTPRRPGSKPTPARQKDRAGKPALGRPRRGMIDEPEARQLAEDRERMHRAGVGHQLSAPPRRAAEVDADRPQVMPKTEGWQQPMGPDGRPQLQFKQPRVSQPPQHLADMTLAERQAKAKEIGLPAFRAKQLSVHYFEHFTTDPEQMTDLPKGKREEIAEAFFPPLLTEVRRLTTDRGDTVKFLWRLFDGALVESVLMRYPGRVTLCVSSQAGCGMNCPFCATGQAGLTRNMSTAEIVEQIVRANQVIAEGGLGGTRRDGGHDADRVTNVVFMGMGEPLANYKRVMAAVHRMVDPAPEGLGMSARHVTLSTVGLVPAIKKLAQEGVPLTFALSLHAPDDELRDELIPVNARWKADEAIDAAYEYFLATGRRVSIEYALIKDMNDHAWRADLLAKKLNARGKGWVHVNPIPLNPTPGSIWTASEKDVTREFVDRLNAAGIPATLRDTRGKEIDGACGQLAADDEDVAARA; encoded by the coding sequence ATGTCTGACTACACGCCCCGCCGCCCCGGCTCCAAGCCCACCCCCGCCCGCCAGAAGGACCGCGCCGGCAAGCCCGCGCTCGGCCGCCCGCGACGCGGGATGATCGACGAGCCCGAGGCCCGGCAGCTCGCCGAGGACCGCGAGCGGATGCACCGCGCCGGCGTCGGGCACCAGCTCTCCGCCCCGCCGCGCCGCGCCGCCGAGGTGGACGCGGACCGTCCCCAGGTGATGCCCAAGACCGAGGGCTGGCAGCAGCCCATGGGCCCGGACGGGCGCCCGCAGCTGCAGTTCAAGCAGCCGCGCGTCTCCCAGCCGCCGCAGCACCTGGCGGACATGACACTGGCCGAGCGTCAGGCCAAGGCCAAGGAGATCGGCCTGCCGGCGTTCCGCGCCAAGCAGCTCTCCGTGCACTACTTCGAGCACTTCACCACGGACCCGGAGCAGATGACGGACCTGCCCAAGGGCAAGCGCGAGGAGATCGCGGAGGCGTTCTTCCCGCCGCTGCTCACCGAGGTCCGCCGCCTGACCACGGACCGCGGGGACACCGTGAAGTTCCTCTGGCGGCTGTTCGACGGCGCCCTCGTGGAGTCCGTGCTCATGCGCTACCCGGGGCGCGTCACCCTGTGCGTGTCCTCCCAGGCCGGCTGCGGCATGAACTGCCCGTTCTGCGCCACCGGCCAGGCAGGTCTGACGCGCAACATGTCCACGGCGGAGATCGTGGAGCAGATCGTCCGCGCCAACCAGGTGATCGCCGAGGGCGGCCTGGGGGGCACGCGCCGGGACGGCGGGCACGACGCCGACCGCGTCACCAACGTGGTGTTCATGGGCATGGGCGAGCCCCTGGCCAACTACAAGCGCGTGATGGCGGCCGTGCACCGCATGGTGGACCCGGCCCCCGAGGGCCTGGGCATGTCCGCCCGGCACGTCACCCTCTCCACGGTGGGCCTGGTCCCGGCCATCAAGAAGCTCGCCCAGGAGGGCGTGCCGCTAACGTTCGCGCTGTCCCTCCACGCGCCGGACGACGAGCTGCGTGACGAGCTGATCCCCGTGAACGCCCGGTGGAAGGCCGACGAGGCGATCGACGCCGCCTACGAGTACTTCCTGGCCACCGGCCGGCGCGTCTCCATCGAGTACGCGCTGATCAAGGACATGAACGACCACGCCTGGCGCGCGGACCTGCTGGCCAAGAAGCTCAACGCCCGCGGCAAGGGCTGGGTCCACGTGAACCCCATTCCGCTGAACCCGACGCCGGGCTCCATCTGGACGGCCTCGGAGAAGGACGTGACGCGGGAGTTCGTGGACCGGCTCAACGCGGCCGGCATCCCGGCCACGCTGCGCGACACCCGTGGCAAGGAGATCGACGGCGCCTGCGGCCAGCTCGCCGCCGACGACGAGGACGTCGCGGCCCGGGCCTGA